A genomic segment from Candidatus Krumholzibacteriia bacterium encodes:
- a CDS encoding RNA-binding protein — MKKLYVGNLPFSATESEVQALFAEHGTVNSVALINDRETGRPRGFGFVEMEDDGADKAMNSLNGYEMGGRALRVNEAQERRGGGGGGGNRGPRRERW, encoded by the coding sequence GTGAAGAAGCTGTATGTAGGAAACCTGCCGTTCAGTGCCACCGAGTCCGAGGTCCAGGCGCTCTTCGCCGAGCACGGGACCGTCAACTCGGTCGCTCTCATCAACGATCGGGAGACCGGTCGTCCGCGTGGCTTCGGATTCGTCGAGATGGAAGACGACGGCGCCGACAAGGCCATGAACAGTCTGAACGGTTACGAGATGGGCGGTCGTGCCCTTCGTGTGAACGAGGCCCAGGAGCGCCGCGGTGGCGGCGGCGGCGGTGGAAACCGCGGTCCTCGTCGCGAACGCTGGTAG
- a CDS encoding fatty acid desaturase codes for MNDIKTLGRTPAPIAGDVPSSAPEPTSPREELVASALRPFQRSSIRGSLWQLANSLIPYAGLWVLMAHTVEVSYPLTLGLAVLAAGFLVRIFIIFHDCGHGSFFRSRRANEWVGFLTGVLTLTPHHKWWHDHALHHAHAGNLDRRGDGDVWTMTVQEFREASRWKKLGYVLVRQPLFMLTVGPLLVFVVQHRFPSRSSRAKERRSVLLTNLALAVGVVTLGLTIGWLDYLAIHLPILMISGAAGIWLFYVQHQYEETYWRREEECDFFDAALQGSSWYDLPRVLQWFSGNIGFHHVHHLSPRIPNYRLEACHRAFEVLRSVRPLGLRRSLRSAQLRLWDEEQQRLVGWHAAWRGGARDSV; via the coding sequence TTGAACGATATCAAGACGCTGGGGAGAACCCCGGCTCCGATCGCCGGCGATGTTCCGTCGTCGGCCCCCGAACCCACCAGTCCCCGCGAAGAACTCGTCGCGTCCGCTCTGCGGCCGTTCCAGCGATCGAGTATCCGCGGCAGTCTGTGGCAGCTCGCCAACAGCCTGATCCCCTACGCCGGCCTGTGGGTCCTGATGGCCCACACCGTCGAGGTCTCCTATCCGCTCACGCTGGGGCTCGCGGTGCTGGCCGCCGGCTTCCTGGTCCGGATCTTCATCATCTTCCACGACTGTGGTCACGGGTCGTTCTTCCGCTCGCGACGCGCGAACGAGTGGGTCGGCTTCCTGACCGGGGTGCTCACCCTGACGCCCCATCACAAGTGGTGGCACGACCACGCGCTGCATCACGCCCACGCGGGAAACCTCGATCGCCGGGGCGACGGCGACGTCTGGACGATGACCGTGCAGGAGTTCCGCGAGGCCTCCCGCTGGAAGAAGCTCGGCTACGTGCTCGTGCGGCAGCCGCTGTTCATGCTCACGGTGGGCCCGTTGCTGGTCTTCGTGGTCCAGCACCGCTTCCCGAGCCGGTCGAGCCGGGCGAAGGAGCGGCGGAGCGTGCTGCTCACGAACCTCGCATTGGCCGTCGGCGTCGTTACGCTGGGTCTGACGATCGGTTGGCTCGACTACCTGGCCATTCACCTGCCGATCCTGATGATCTCCGGGGCCGCCGGCATCTGGTTGTTCTACGTGCAGCATCAGTACGAAGAGACCTACTGGCGCCGTGAGGAAGAGTGCGACTTCTTCGACGCCGCGCTGCAGGGCAGTTCCTGGTACGACCTGCCGCGCGTGTTGCAGTGGTTCTCGGGGAACATCGGGTTCCACCACGTGCACCACCTGAGTCCGCGGATCCCGAATTACCGGTTGGAGGCCTGTCACCGCGCCTTCGAGGTCCTGCGGTCGGTGCGTCCCCTGGGTCTGCGACGGAGTCTGCGCTCGGCGCAGCTACGGTTGTGGGACGAGGAGCAGCAGCGTCTGGTCGGATGGCACGCCGCCTGGCGGGGTGGAGCCCGCGATTCCGTCTGA
- a CDS encoding SDR family oxidoreductase: MRPIETSRILVTGATGYIGGRLVPLLLERGSAVRCMARDADRLTGRTWSDDVEKVGADALDADSLAPALEGVDTAYYLIHSMKGGEDFAARDREAARNFGRACRAAGVRHIVYLGGLGSDHPDASLHLRSRHETGEVLRESGVTTTELRAGVVVGSGSLGFELIRYLTERLPVLICPRWVFTETQPIAVRDLLRYLVAVAERESVQGRILPVGGAETLSYGDMMLGYAKVRDLPRRLLPVPVLSPRLSSYWVHFVTPVPADIARPLILGLRNESVVEDDVARRLMPDIEPVDYETAVRRALDKLRAETVETTWAGALSSSQEGLPPARLTTREGMIVEQREVEVEATPHDAFGAFTRLGGEFGWPALEWAWHVRGVLDRIVGGVGMRRGRRHPTELRPGDPLDFWRVEEVVPDELLRLRAEMKVPGGAWLEFQAHRDAEGRTHMRQTAYFAPHGLFGLLYWYALYPVHGLVFGRMIARLARVAEDDSGRTAPA; encoded by the coding sequence TTGAGGCCCATCGAGACTTCCCGCATTCTCGTCACGGGAGCGACCGGCTACATCGGCGGGCGGCTCGTCCCTCTGTTGCTCGAACGAGGCTCCGCGGTGCGCTGCATGGCACGCGACGCCGACCGTCTCACGGGGCGAACGTGGAGTGACGACGTCGAGAAGGTCGGTGCCGATGCTCTCGACGCCGATTCGCTCGCCCCCGCCCTCGAAGGCGTGGACACCGCGTACTATCTGATCCACAGCATGAAGGGCGGCGAGGACTTCGCCGCGCGCGACCGCGAGGCGGCGCGCAATTTCGGCCGGGCCTGTCGTGCCGCGGGTGTGCGACACATCGTGTACCTGGGCGGTCTCGGCAGTGATCATCCCGATGCGTCCTTGCACCTGCGGTCCCGTCACGAGACGGGCGAAGTGTTGCGCGAGAGCGGGGTGACGACGACCGAACTCCGGGCCGGGGTGGTGGTGGGTTCGGGGAGCCTGGGCTTCGAACTCATCCGATACCTCACCGAGCGCCTGCCCGTGTTGATCTGCCCGCGCTGGGTGTTCACGGAGACCCAGCCGATCGCCGTGCGCGACCTGCTCCGCTACCTGGTCGCGGTCGCCGAGCGCGAGAGCGTGCAGGGGCGCATCCTGCCGGTCGGCGGGGCGGAGACACTCAGCTACGGCGACATGATGCTCGGGTACGCGAAGGTGCGCGATCTGCCGCGCCGTCTGTTGCCGGTTCCGGTCCTCAGTCCGCGACTGAGTTCGTACTGGGTGCACTTCGTCACGCCGGTGCCCGCCGACATCGCGCGGCCGCTGATCCTGGGGCTGCGGAACGAGTCGGTCGTGGAGGACGACGTCGCCCGCCGGCTGATGCCCGACATCGAGCCCGTCGACTACGAGACGGCGGTGCGTCGCGCCCTCGACAAGCTCCGCGCCGAGACGGTCGAGACCACCTGGGCCGGAGCGCTGTCCTCGAGTCAGGAAGGCCTTCCGCCGGCCCGGCTGACCACCCGCGAGGGGATGATCGTCGAACAGCGTGAGGTCGAGGTCGAGGCCACACCGCACGACGCCTTCGGTGCGTTCACACGGTTGGGGGGCGAGTTCGGCTGGCCGGCGCTGGAATGGGCCTGGCACGTGCGCGGGGTGCTCGATCGCATCGTGGGTGGGGTGGGCATGCGCCGTGGGCGGCGCCATCCGACCGAGCTGCGACCGGGCGATCCCCTGGACTTCTGGAGGGTGGAGGAAGTCGTTCCCGACGAACTCCTGCGTCTGCGGGCCGAGATGAAGGTACCCGGTGGGGCCTGGTTGGAGTTCCAGGCCCACCGTGACGCCGAGGGCCGTACCCACATGCGGCAGACCGCCTACTTCGCCCCGCACGGTCTGTTCGGGCTGCTCTACTGGTACGCTCTCTACCCGGTGCACGGGCTGGTCTTCGGCCGCATGATCGCCCGGTTGGCCCGTGTCGCCGAGGACGATTCGGGGCGAACCGCCCCGGCGTGA
- a CDS encoding S41 family peptidase, which produces MKPMRDLLLGLAAVAGLSACGSAPPGPPATPIEPDLAVATFDSAWAIIERNHFDPEFEGVDWQAVREELRPEAAAAETNEELRHVLHEMIGRMPLSHFAIYPADAVDALSEEDDGADDGHTHGHADVGIEIRLVDRDVVVWKVRPDSPADSVGIGTGWVLEAIDGHRLDDRLERAGEDIEASDLEILAMRYSTALLTGAEGSTVELVLRDGADTEHTFELERETAPGRITRFGNLPPMRVSLRDQERTLDGTRVGVIDFNIWLVPIAADFDRAIDRHRGADGLVLDLRGNPGGVAGMAMGFAGHVLDERASLGVMSTRTTRLEIRANPRRVNPDGERVEPFDGPLAILVDGLSMSTSEIFAQGLQTIGRARVFGQRTPGAALPSQIVRLPNDDALQFAFADFVDPEGVRLEGRGVIPDEVVPLDRDDLLAGRDAPMQAALEWIAAEARP; this is translated from the coding sequence ATGAAGCCGATGCGTGACCTCCTGCTGGGTCTGGCCGCGGTGGCCGGACTGTCCGCCTGTGGCTCGGCGCCGCCGGGCCCGCCCGCGACCCCGATCGAGCCCGATCTGGCCGTGGCCACCTTCGACTCGGCGTGGGCGATCATCGAGCGCAACCATTTCGACCCCGAATTCGAGGGCGTCGACTGGCAGGCCGTCCGCGAGGAGCTGCGCCCGGAGGCGGCCGCCGCCGAGACCAACGAGGAACTACGGCACGTCCTCCACGAGATGATCGGCCGCATGCCGCTGTCGCACTTCGCGATCTATCCGGCCGATGCGGTCGATGCGCTGAGCGAAGAGGACGACGGCGCCGACGACGGGCACACGCACGGCCACGCCGACGTCGGGATCGAGATCCGCCTCGTCGACCGGGACGTAGTGGTCTGGAAGGTGCGGCCCGATTCCCCCGCCGACAGTGTGGGCATCGGCACCGGCTGGGTGCTCGAGGCGATCGACGGTCATCGCCTCGACGATCGACTCGAACGAGCGGGCGAGGACATCGAGGCCTCGGATCTGGAGATCCTGGCCATGCGCTACTCGACCGCTCTGCTCACCGGGGCCGAGGGTTCGACCGTCGAACTCGTCCTGCGCGACGGGGCGGACACCGAACACACCTTCGAGCTCGAGCGCGAGACCGCCCCCGGCCGCATCACGCGCTTCGGCAACCTTCCGCCCATGCGCGTGTCGCTGCGCGACCAGGAACGCACGCTCGACGGAACTCGCGTCGGGGTGATCGACTTCAACATCTGGCTGGTGCCGATCGCCGCCGACTTCGATCGGGCCATCGATCGCCATCGCGGTGCCGACGGGCTGGTCCTGGATCTCCGCGGCAATCCCGGCGGCGTGGCCGGCATGGCCATGGGCTTCGCCGGCCACGTGCTCGACGAGCGCGCGTCGCTGGGCGTGATGAGCACGCGGACCACGCGGCTGGAGATCCGCGCGAATCCGCGGCGGGTGAACCCGGACGGCGAGCGGGTCGAGCCCTTCGACGGGCCGCTGGCGATCCTGGTCGACGGCCTGAGCATGAGCACGTCGGAGATCTTCGCGCAGGGCCTGCAGACCATCGGCCGGGCCCGTGTGTTCGGGCAGCGTACGCCGGGCGCGGCACTGCCGTCGCAGATCGTTCGACTCCCGAACGACGACGCGCTGCAGTTCGCCTTCGCCGACTTCGTCGATCCCGAGGGCGTGCGGCTCGAGGGCCGCGGCGTGATTCCCGACGAGGTCGTCCCGCTCGATCGCGACGACCTGCTGGCCGGTCGCGATGCCCCGATGCAGGCGGCCCTGGAGTGGATCGCGGCCGAGGCACGTCCCTGA
- a CDS encoding FG-GAP-like repeat-containing protein, which translates to MAKTLQKTSDRTYRPPPRLLVPALVAWLVIAIAPTASALEWAVESTESGNIPAPNPGDEQTACLVGDLDGDGRDDVVVAERTESPAVTVFFRRDTGWERAVIDTSTLPIEAGGALGDVDGDGDLDVSFGGDYRSNRVWWWENPGPPPYPTEGWARRLIKDGGADKHHDQAFGDFDADGDLELAFWNQGAGGVLYLAEIPADPTTAGTWSRTAIFDGPDDSEGLATGDVDGNGTIDLIGAGHWFEFTGGTSFTAHLVADGRAFTRSAVGQLVEGGRPEIVIVPGDADGPLVWYQWDGATWQANELDPDVENGHSLEIVDVDRDGRLDLFVAEMHTPGAGSDAESRVFLSQGGGNLVAETISVGTGNHESKFADVNADGRPDLVGKPYTNGAPGLNVWLQTTSNVGGAFDTDAACLVDDGDGLSVRGVDALDLDHDGNIDAVVRTVDGGVRALYGPDHTTSTIPTGVSLSATAWADVESDGDLDLIGATTGGASDLVWFANPGDRSGDWAQTTIAAVGDSVGDLKIGDLDATGALDVVALARSSAVRASTFDGQDWTSSSFGSTTTSDPRGWIADLDADGDLDMGRGGSWWRNDGSSWAAFALPGDLGPRTRAWTADPDRDGKTDLLTVDPDVCGEIRWIDNDARTGPREIARLGGLALGRVEDLRTLDVDRDGDLDVVLAGRDCNDAARSVLLRSDGGPLSGWTIETIASSNALAASDLDRDGDVDLFLGSESGTCRLAEARNVDPSGSSLGNWQRHVLDADRPWRAVFVLHGDIDRDGDVDAIGGGWWYENPGTPDGDWTRRTIGAPLNTAAVVADLDHDGDLDVLGTEGKGSDDLPIFAWARNDGAGNFTVTGDIATGEGDFLQGVAHGRFTTSLQNGVVPEAVALSWHARGNGIELLTVPADPSTGAWSLTDLSTFTQNEQLQAGDIDRDGDLDLSTGTAWMRNDGGGAWSSVQIASSAQPPDRHRLIDLDHDGRLDIVMGVEAIGETGPVTWYRQPSDPTASWPGTEIATVIGPMSLDTADLDLDGDLDVVVGEHDDATPEDSRLLVLENGGDGTWTEHLVYQGDEHHDGANLVDIDGDGDLDVLSVSWFRDTVTLYENLAVDETVSPPDDVTPPSLVFTRSTEPDLDRILARFSEAVDPVSAVDPAHYLVQPSVDVLDVTLQSDGRTVWIDTAPMTVGTTYELSTDGVRDLASTPNATDGTDRSAFVHRPWNRVDDAQVALWDFERGRPGFVLDVDPDGTPLDLVIADTTRTSRTDGGLDLTSAVSVRSPDPAVKIVEACRASDAVTVEAWVRPSDATQTGPARIVTVSQDRYLRNVTLSQGKVDVDSDHYSARIRTGTKDNGLPTFATDGGTVQTTMQHVVLTRDAAGTARIWVDGELAVETTRSGTFDDWDPSHGVAIAGEYAFGTEVAWTGTIHLAAIHDRALTGTEITTNFEAGADASSGVTAVDTPTPRRLLASVTPNPFNAHLDVELGLSRATTVTLVVYDLRGRLVRTLLDEAELPRGTHGVEWDGADDGGEVLASGVYLLRATTPRKDETRKITLAK; encoded by the coding sequence ATGGCCAAGACCCTGCAAAAGACCTCCGACCGAACGTACCGTCCTCCCCCACGCCTCCTCGTTCCGGCACTGGTGGCGTGGCTCGTCATCGCCATCGCCCCGACCGCGAGTGCACTCGAGTGGGCCGTGGAATCCACGGAATCCGGGAACATCCCCGCTCCCAACCCCGGGGACGAACAGACCGCCTGCCTGGTGGGCGACCTCGACGGCGACGGCCGCGACGACGTGGTCGTCGCCGAACGCACGGAATCACCCGCCGTGACCGTGTTCTTCCGTCGCGACACCGGATGGGAGCGCGCGGTGATCGACACCTCCACCCTGCCGATCGAGGCCGGCGGCGCGCTCGGCGACGTCGACGGCGACGGCGATCTCGACGTCTCGTTCGGCGGCGACTACCGGAGCAACCGGGTGTGGTGGTGGGAGAATCCCGGGCCGCCCCCCTACCCCACGGAAGGCTGGGCACGGCGACTGATCAAGGACGGCGGCGCCGACAAGCACCACGACCAGGCCTTCGGTGACTTCGACGCCGACGGCGACCTGGAGCTGGCGTTCTGGAACCAGGGCGCGGGTGGAGTTCTGTACCTGGCCGAGATCCCGGCCGACCCGACCACGGCCGGTACCTGGTCGCGCACCGCGATCTTCGACGGTCCGGACGACTCCGAGGGGCTGGCCACCGGAGACGTCGACGGCAACGGGACGATCGATCTGATCGGTGCCGGCCACTGGTTCGAATTCACCGGCGGCACCAGCTTCACCGCCCACCTCGTGGCCGACGGGCGCGCCTTCACGCGTTCGGCCGTGGGCCAGCTCGTCGAGGGCGGCCGCCCCGAGATCGTGATCGTCCCCGGCGACGCCGATGGCCCGCTCGTGTGGTACCAGTGGGACGGAGCGACATGGCAAGCCAACGAGCTCGATCCCGACGTCGAGAACGGCCACTCCCTCGAGATCGTCGACGTGGACCGCGACGGTCGGCTCGATCTCTTCGTGGCCGAGATGCACACACCCGGCGCCGGCAGCGATGCCGAGTCGCGGGTCTTCCTGAGCCAGGGCGGAGGCAACCTCGTCGCCGAGACGATCAGCGTCGGCACCGGCAACCACGAGTCGAAGTTCGCCGACGTGAACGCCGACGGGCGACCCGATCTGGTGGGCAAACCGTACACGAACGGCGCGCCCGGGCTGAACGTGTGGTTGCAGACCACCAGCAACGTCGGTGGAGCCTTCGACACCGATGCGGCCTGTCTCGTCGACGACGGCGACGGCCTGTCCGTCCGCGGCGTCGACGCCCTCGATCTCGACCACGACGGGAACATCGACGCCGTCGTCCGAACCGTCGACGGTGGCGTGCGCGCACTCTACGGCCCGGACCACACCACGAGCACGATCCCGACCGGTGTCTCCCTGTCGGCGACCGCCTGGGCCGACGTCGAGTCCGACGGCGACCTCGACCTGATCGGCGCGACCACCGGCGGTGCCTCCGACCTCGTGTGGTTCGCCAACCCCGGCGACCGCAGCGGTGACTGGGCGCAGACGACGATCGCGGCCGTGGGCGACAGCGTGGGCGATCTCAAGATCGGTGATCTCGACGCCACGGGCGCCCTCGACGTCGTCGCCCTCGCGCGTTCGTCGGCCGTGCGCGCGTCGACCTTCGACGGCCAGGACTGGACCTCGTCGAGCTTCGGTTCGACCACCACCTCCGATCCACGCGGCTGGATCGCGGACCTCGACGCCGACGGCGACCTCGACATGGGGCGCGGCGGATCGTGGTGGCGCAACGACGGCAGTAGCTGGGCAGCCTTCGCCCTTCCCGGCGACCTCGGTCCGCGAACGCGCGCCTGGACCGCCGACCCCGACCGCGACGGCAAGACCGATCTGCTGACCGTCGACCCCGACGTGTGTGGTGAGATCCGCTGGATCGACAACGACGCCCGCACCGGTCCGCGCGAGATCGCGCGTCTCGGCGGACTGGCCCTAGGCCGCGTCGAAGACCTGCGCACGCTCGACGTCGACCGCGACGGTGACCTCGACGTGGTCCTCGCCGGTCGCGACTGCAACGACGCCGCGCGCTCCGTCCTGCTGCGCAGCGACGGTGGCCCCCTGTCCGGCTGGACGATCGAGACCATCGCGTCGTCGAACGCCCTCGCCGCCAGCGACCTCGACCGCGACGGCGACGTCGATCTGTTCCTGGGCTCGGAGAGCGGGACCTGCCGGCTGGCCGAGGCCCGCAACGTCGACCCGAGTGGATCGTCCCTCGGCAACTGGCAGCGCCACGTGCTCGACGCCGACCGCCCCTGGCGCGCGGTGTTCGTCCTGCACGGCGACATCGACCGCGACGGCGACGTCGACGCCATCGGCGGCGGTTGGTGGTACGAGAACCCCGGCACGCCCGACGGCGACTGGACGCGTCGCACGATCGGCGCGCCCCTGAACACGGCCGCCGTCGTCGCCGACCTCGACCACGACGGCGACCTCGACGTGCTCGGCACCGAGGGCAAGGGGAGCGACGACCTGCCGATCTTCGCCTGGGCCCGCAACGACGGCGCCGGGAACTTCACGGTGACCGGCGACATCGCCACCGGCGAGGGCGACTTCCTGCAGGGCGTCGCCCACGGTCGCTTCACCACTTCGTTGCAGAACGGCGTCGTCCCCGAGGCCGTGGCCCTCAGCTGGCACGCCCGGGGCAACGGCATCGAACTGCTGACCGTTCCCGCCGACCCCTCCACGGGGGCCTGGTCGCTCACCGACCTGTCGACCTTCACCCAGAACGAACAGCTGCAGGCCGGCGACATCGACCGCGACGGCGATCTCGACCTGTCGACCGGCACCGCCTGGATGCGCAACGACGGAGGCGGAGCGTGGAGCAGCGTGCAGATCGCCAGCTCGGCGCAGCCCCCCGACCGTCACCGCCTGATCGACCTCGACCACGACGGTCGACTCGACATCGTCATGGGCGTGGAAGCGATCGGCGAGACCGGTCCGGTGACCTGGTACCGGCAACCGTCCGATCCGACCGCCTCGTGGCCGGGGACCGAGATCGCCACGGTCATCGGTCCCATGAGCCTCGACACCGCCGACCTCGATCTCGACGGTGACCTCGACGTCGTGGTCGGCGAGCACGACGACGCCACGCCCGAGGACTCCCGCCTACTCGTCCTGGAGAACGGCGGCGACGGCACGTGGACCGAGCACCTGGTGTACCAGGGCGACGAGCACCACGACGGCGCGAACCTCGTCGACATCGACGGCGACGGCGATCTCGACGTGCTGTCGGTGAGCTGGTTCCGCGACACGGTGACGTTGTACGAGAACCTCGCCGTGGACGAGACGGTCTCACCGCCCGACGACGTCACCCCGCCCTCGCTGGTCTTCACCCGATCCACCGAGCCGGACCTCGACCGGATCCTGGCCCGTTTCTCCGAGGCCGTGGATCCGGTGTCGGCCGTCGACCCCGCGCACTACCTCGTGCAGCCCAGTGTCGACGTGCTCGACGTGACCCTGCAGTCCGACGGACGCACCGTGTGGATCGACACCGCGCCGATGACCGTGGGCACGACCTACGAGTTGAGCACCGACGGCGTGCGCGACCTGGCCTCGACGCCGAACGCGACCGACGGCACCGACCGCTCGGCCTTCGTCCACCGTCCGTGGAATCGCGTCGACGACGCCCAGGTCGCGCTCTGGGACTTCGAACGAGGCCGGCCCGGCTTCGTGCTCGACGTGGACCCCGATGGCACGCCTCTCGACCTCGTGATCGCCGACACCACCCGGACGTCGCGCACCGACGGCGGCCTCGACCTGACGAGTGCCGTGTCGGTGCGCTCGCCCGATCCGGCCGTGAAGATCGTGGAGGCCTGCCGTGCCTCCGACGCGGTGACCGTCGAGGCCTGGGTCCGTCCCTCCGACGCCACGCAGACCGGACCCGCGCGGATCGTGACGGTTTCGCAGGATCGCTACCTCCGCAACGTCACGCTGTCGCAGGGGAAGGTCGACGTGGACTCCGATCACTACTCGGCCCGCATCCGCACGGGCACGAAGGACAACGGCCTGCCGACCTTCGCCACCGACGGCGGTACGGTGCAGACCACGATGCAGCACGTGGTGCTCACGCGCGACGCGGCGGGAACCGCGCGGATCTGGGTGGACGGGGAGTTGGCCGTCGAAACCACCCGCTCCGGCACCTTCGACGACTGGGATCCGTCGCACGGCGTGGCCATCGCCGGCGAATACGCCTTCGGAACCGAGGTCGCATGGACCGGCACCATCCACCTGGCCGCGATCCACGACCGGGCCCTGACCGGCACCGAGATCACCACGAACTTCGAGGCCGGGGCCGACGCCTCGAGCGGCGTGACGGCCGTCGACACCCCGACCCCCCGACGCCTGCTCGCGTCGGTGACTCCGAATCCCTTCAACGCCCACCTCGACGTCGAACTGGGCCTGTCGCGGGCGACCACCGTCACGTTGGTCGTCTACGACCTGCGCGGACGCCTCGTGCGTACCCTGCTCGACGAGGCCGAGCTGCCGCGTGGAACCCACGGCGTGGAGTGGGACGGCGCCGACGACGGCGGAGAGGTGCTCGCCTCCGGCGTGTACCTGCTCCGCGCCACGACGCCGCGGAAGGACGAGACACGCAAGATCACCCTGGCCAAGTGA
- a CDS encoding cation:proton antiporter, whose protein sequence is MGIAADISLIVVFGLILGAIAHRLGQPLLLGSIAAGVLLGPHTGLFTISDPHEIELLAEIGIALLLFSIGIEFSFDSLKSVRKVALLGTAIQMSLTGVLGFGLGRFLGFAHVESLWLGALVSVSSTMVVLKTLAGSGVLGTLSSRVMLGMLIAQDLAVIPLMIVMPQLSGPEFDATALAWAIGRAAVVLTILVYGGRRAVPWLMHRVVGWGSRELFLLTVITLGLGVGYLSHLLGLSYALGAFVAGLVLSESEYGHQALSDVIPLRDLFGLLFFASVGMLFDPVFLVENLMAVSLLVVTVFAGKAVLFGGITRLFGYRYIVPIATALTMGQIGEFSFLLAQIGRKSGGVGEELHSLVISTAVVTMIITPYMARLAAPIYRARQRRRPRGPAPMDAGDHAPPRRPVVIAGAGRVGRRLARILRERDVEVVLIDFDQHRVQMARADGCPVIFGDAAQDPVLHAAGIERARMVLVTVPAAVDSLAVASRIRALAPNVPLVVRTDTLEEVGPLLALGALNVVQPEFEAALEMAREALAELDVDEAEVHERLLAERASEFGPETGARREPSAR, encoded by the coding sequence TTGGGAATCGCCGCCGACATCTCGCTCATCGTCGTCTTCGGGCTGATCCTCGGCGCGATCGCGCACCGGCTGGGGCAGCCGCTGTTGCTGGGTTCGATCGCGGCGGGCGTGCTCCTCGGGCCGCACACCGGACTTTTCACGATCAGCGATCCCCATGAGATCGAACTGCTCGCCGAGATCGGCATCGCCCTGCTGCTGTTCTCGATCGGCATCGAGTTCTCCTTCGACTCGCTGAAATCGGTGCGGAAGGTCGCGCTGCTCGGCACGGCGATCCAGATGTCGCTGACCGGTGTGCTGGGCTTCGGCCTGGGACGCTTCCTCGGCTTCGCTCATGTCGAGTCGCTGTGGCTGGGTGCGCTGGTGTCGGTGTCGAGCACCATGGTGGTCCTGAAGACACTGGCCGGCAGCGGGGTGCTCGGCACGCTGTCCAGCCGCGTGATGCTGGGCATGCTGATCGCGCAGGATCTGGCCGTGATCCCGCTGATGATCGTGATGCCGCAGTTGAGCGGGCCGGAGTTCGACGCCACGGCTCTCGCGTGGGCGATCGGCCGTGCGGCGGTGGTGCTCACGATCCTGGTCTACGGCGGGCGCCGGGCGGTGCCCTGGCTCATGCATCGCGTCGTCGGGTGGGGTTCGCGCGAGTTGTTCCTTCTGACGGTGATCACCCTGGGACTCGGTGTCGGCTATCTCAGTCACCTGCTGGGGCTGTCGTACGCGCTGGGCGCCTTCGTGGCCGGTCTGGTGTTGAGCGAGAGCGAGTACGGGCACCAGGCGCTGAGCGACGTCATTCCGCTGCGAGATCTCTTCGGTCTTCTGTTCTTCGCCTCGGTGGGCATGCTCTTCGACCCCGTGTTCCTGGTCGAGAACCTCATGGCCGTGAGCCTGTTGGTCGTCACGGTGTTCGCAGGCAAGGCGGTGTTGTTCGGCGGGATCACGCGGTTGTTCGGATACCGGTACATCGTGCCCATCGCCACGGCGCTCACCATGGGCCAGATCGGAGAGTTCTCGTTCCTCCTGGCCCAGATCGGGCGGAAGTCGGGCGGTGTGGGCGAGGAGCTGCACTCGCTGGTGATCTCGACGGCCGTGGTCACCATGATCATCACGCCGTACATGGCGCGGCTGGCCGCACCGATCTACCGGGCCCGGCAGCGGCGACGGCCCCGGGGACCGGCTCCGATGGATGCCGGCGACCACGCGCCGCCGCGTCGGCCGGTGGTGATCGCGGGTGCCGGACGGGTCGGGCGGCGGCTCGCGCGGATCCTGCGGGAACGGGACGTCGAGGTCGTCCTGATCGACTTCGACCAGCACCGGGTGCAGATGGCGCGAGCCGACGGCTGCCCGGTGATCTTCGGGGACGCGGCGCAGGATCCGGTGCTGCACGCGGCGGGGATCGAGCGGGCGCGCATGGTCCTGGTGACGGTGCCCGCGGCCGTCGACTCGCTGGCCGTGGCCTCGCGCATCCGGGCGCTGGCGCCGAACGTGCCGCTGGTGGTGCGGACCGACACGCTGGAGGAGGTCGGGCCACTGCTCGCCCTCGGCGCGTTGAACGTGGTCCAGCCCGAGTTCGAGGCGGCGCTCGAGATGGCCCGGGAGGCCCTGGCCGAGCTCGACGTGGACGAGGCCGAGGTCCACGAGCGTCTGCTCGCCGAGCGGGCCTCCGAGTTCGGCCCCGAGACCGGCGCGCGGCGGGAGCCGAGCGCCCGATGA